The Solibacillus sp. FSL W7-1436 genome window below encodes:
- a CDS encoding sigma-54 interaction domain-containing protein — MPIVGFHKGEHFFVVKNGEIIAKSEIQPDLIENIINEYKNEKELFEVDGYFVQVLESVQGDLFNVRSLKQFSDSDFMNPLSTKVLNSISDGITICDRQGKILFQNKSDIEIVGIDLMGRYAKDAMAEGLMSDSISMKVIESKEKVTILQTFINGKCFLVTGKPIFDEAGELQYVVAITRDMTELKILEQEVQKLEIQNENFKNKLQAIHTKETNIISMSCAMEQVVDRAMRVAEVDSTVLISGESGVGKEEITKLIHTSSRRSEKQLLTINCSAIPDTLLESELFGYEAGAFTGAIKGGKAGLFEIASGGTVFLDEIGEMPLLLQVKLLRVLQECEVQRIGSGKPIPIDVRIIAATNRNLAEMVKQGSFREDLYYRLNIIPIEVPPLRQRREDIIPLVNHFLALINKKYGIHRTIKKDALKIFKAYDWPGNVRQLKNIVERICLLAVQPEITVNMVKQELDSNPDIVHILKNQHDENFETKQTVHPKFAGTLKEQVALFEKQLIKQALSEHPSIRETAKSLGCDQSTLVRKIQKYQLTRNISYEDR, encoded by the coding sequence ATGCCAATAGTAGGGTTCCATAAAGGAGAGCATTTTTTTGTAGTTAAAAACGGTGAAATTATAGCAAAAAGCGAAATACAGCCGGACTTAATCGAAAATATTATCAACGAATATAAAAATGAAAAAGAATTATTTGAGGTAGATGGCTATTTTGTACAAGTACTGGAGTCGGTACAGGGGGATTTATTTAATGTGCGGTCATTAAAACAGTTCAGCGACAGCGATTTTATGAATCCGCTTTCGACTAAAGTGTTAAACTCCATCTCCGACGGCATTACAATTTGTGATCGCCAAGGCAAAATTTTGTTTCAGAATAAAAGCGATATTGAAATTGTCGGCATTGATCTAATGGGAAGATATGCGAAAGATGCAATGGCAGAGGGATTGATGAGTGATTCCATTTCGATGAAAGTGATTGAATCCAAAGAAAAAGTAACGATTTTGCAGACGTTTATTAATGGCAAGTGCTTTTTAGTAACGGGAAAGCCGATATTCGATGAGGCAGGGGAACTGCAATATGTAGTTGCCATTACCCGTGATATGACCGAACTGAAAATATTGGAACAAGAAGTGCAGAAGCTGGAAATACAAAATGAAAATTTTAAAAACAAATTGCAGGCGATACATACAAAAGAAACGAATATTATTTCGATGTCCTGTGCCATGGAACAAGTAGTAGATCGCGCGATGAGAGTAGCAGAAGTGGACTCTACTGTATTAATCAGTGGTGAGTCGGGAGTAGGGAAAGAAGAAATTACAAAGCTCATCCATACATCCAGCAGGCGCAGTGAAAAGCAATTATTAACGATTAACTGCAGTGCGATACCGGATACATTATTGGAATCGGAACTTTTTGGTTACGAAGCAGGTGCCTTTACTGGTGCCATTAAAGGTGGAAAAGCAGGGCTGTTTGAAATTGCTTCAGGCGGTACAGTGTTTTTAGATGAAATTGGCGAAATGCCCTTGCTGTTACAGGTGAAATTATTGCGCGTGTTGCAGGAATGCGAGGTTCAGCGCATCGGCAGCGGAAAGCCGATTCCGATAGATGTACGGATTATAGCCGCAACAAACAGAAACTTGGCAGAAATGGTAAAGCAGGGCAGTTTCCGGGAAGATTTGTATTACCGCTTGAATATTATTCCTATAGAAGTCCCGCCGTTAAGACAGCGCCGGGAAGATATTATTCCGCTTGTAAATCATTTTCTAGCATTAATTAATAAAAAATATGGCATCCACCGGACGATTAAAAAAGACGCATTGAAAATCTTTAAGGCATATGACTGGCCCGGTAATGTCCGGCAGCTCAAAAATATCGTAGAACGGATTTGCCTGCTTGCTGTTCAGCCGGAAATAACTGTGAACATGGTAAAACAGGAATTGGACAGCAATCCGGATATTGTGCATATTTTAAAAAATCAGCACGATGAGAACTTTGAAACTAAACAAACTGTGCATCCCAAGTTTGCGGGGACGCTGAAAGAACAAGTGGCTCTATTTGAAAAACAGCTGATTAAACAAGCATTATCTGAACATCCAAGCATTCGTGAAACAGCTAAGTCTCTCGGGTGTGATCAGTCAACATTAGTCCGGAAAATACAAAAATATCAGTTGACACGCAATATTTCGTATGAAGATAGATGA
- a CDS encoding replicative DNA helicase, with translation MIKKEYLEQSILATMLEENYLILDSQLKPEMFYGQHHRQLFKLMQQLAAEGRPADYLTLSARFEEIQTIGVSYLTELLKFADAEKFDDYIQVLREVWRERQKQQILFQAAEGDWSIQKIIERLDNTQLEATVTDTSITQDLVEMHNRPYEDVETEGMVVPHIKELGLLIDGFRPGELTIIAARPSMGKTDVMNNLALNAGWQGHLPIVFSLEMTKTILLDRLIATTGNYSRLKMRNPKMLFNDNQKAEWLHVLERVNKSNVHIDDRSGLTVAQIRSQARRIIRQHPDKTPIIFIDYLQIIQADDDFDYSAIAMSKISRALKQMAREFDCPVVCLAQLNRNVETRSNKRPVMSDLRDSGSIEQDADIIILLYRNSYYKDPEEIDSNAPDRLELIVAKNRNGPTGTATTLYNKITGHISTGSDE, from the coding sequence TTGATTAAAAAGGAATATTTGGAGCAAAGCATTTTAGCAACGATGCTTGAGGAGAATTATTTGATTTTGGACAGCCAGTTAAAGCCCGAAATGTTTTACGGGCAGCATCATCGCCAATTATTTAAGTTGATGCAGCAATTGGCAGCAGAGGGTCGTCCTGCCGATTACCTGACATTAAGTGCCCGCTTTGAAGAAATTCAGACGATCGGCGTTTCCTATTTGACAGAGCTGCTCAAGTTTGCCGATGCAGAAAAGTTTGATGATTATATACAGGTATTGCGTGAAGTTTGGCGCGAACGGCAAAAACAGCAGATCCTGTTTCAGGCTGCTGAGGGGGATTGGTCGATTCAGAAAATTATTGAGCGGCTGGACAATACACAACTTGAAGCCACTGTGACCGATACGTCGATCACCCAGGATTTAGTCGAAATGCATAACCGGCCATATGAGGATGTCGAGACAGAAGGAATGGTCGTGCCGCATATAAAGGAGCTCGGCCTATTGATCGACGGGTTTCGTCCGGGAGAGCTGACGATTATCGCAGCACGTCCTTCAATGGGGAAAACGGATGTCATGAACAACTTAGCCCTCAATGCCGGGTGGCAAGGACATTTGCCGATTGTATTTTCGCTGGAAATGACTAAAACGATTTTACTTGACCGGCTCATCGCAACAACGGGCAATTACTCCCGATTGAAGATGCGCAACCCGAAAATGCTTTTTAATGACAATCAAAAAGCAGAATGGCTGCATGTGCTGGAACGGGTAAATAAGTCAAATGTGCATATTGATGACCGAAGCGGCTTGACGGTTGCGCAAATCCGCAGCCAGGCACGCCGGATTATCCGCCAGCATCCCGATAAGACACCGATCATTTTCATCGACTACTTGCAGATTATCCAAGCAGATGATGACTTTGACTATTCGGCAATCGCGATGAGCAAAATCAGCCGCGCGCTAAAGCAGATGGCCAGAGAATTTGACTGCCCAGTCGTTTGTCTGGCCCAGCTCAACCGCAATGTCGAAACCCGCAGCAACAAGCGCCCGGTCATGAGCGACCTGCGCGATTCCGGTTCGATTGAACAAGATGCCGATATTATCATTCTGCTTTACAGGAACTCCTATTATAAGGACCCGGAAGAGATCGATTCAAATGCGCCCGATCGTCTTGAACTTATTGTTGCAAAAAATCGGAATGGTCCAACCGGTACTGCCACTACTCTCTATAATAAGATCACCGGGCATATTTCAACTGGGAGTGACGAGTAA
- a CDS encoding aldehyde dehydrogenase family protein yields the protein MTTIIREIREQFNPANPAECIGQVELLTVDETKAVVASAHQAFEEWKNKSSVARGEILRVMADLLEEEIDLVAETASREMGKTKNEMIGEVKRGASILRYYAQEGMRATGEVLPSASEDKILYTKRVPLGVIAAITPWNFPVAIPLWKMAPALVYGNTVVWKPSVEAALTGKLLGELFERAGFPKSVVNVVQGRGSKVGQVLLEAPEVKAITFTGSNGVGQSILNTAGSTNKKIQLELGGKNAAIILADADLKSAAKLTIEGAMKQTGQRCTATSRVYIEQAVYEEVLALLIEETKKIEVGVTMGPVVSQGQYENILAAIEKAKSEGAELIYGGEPAPNETEGYYIQPTIFKNVTHEMAIAREEIFGPVLAVVKVKDYEEAIQLSNDSEFGLSASIYTENIQKAFDFIKRSEVGLVQVNDETGGAEPQAPFGGVKNSSTGAREQGQAAKEFFTTMKTVTINMK from the coding sequence ATGACAACCATTATTAGAGAAATCCGTGAACAATTCAATCCAGCCAATCCGGCTGAATGTATCGGCCAAGTTGAACTTCTGACGGTAGACGAAACGAAAGCAGTCGTTGCATCAGCACATCAGGCATTTGAGGAATGGAAAAATAAATCTTCTGTTGCTCGCGGCGAAATTTTGCGTGTGATGGCGGATTTACTGGAAGAAGAAATAGATCTTGTAGCGGAAACAGCTTCGCGTGAAATGGGAAAAACAAAAAATGAAATGATCGGAGAAGTAAAGCGTGGTGCTTCGATTTTACGTTACTATGCCCAGGAAGGGATGCGGGCAACAGGTGAAGTACTGCCTTCAGCCAGTGAAGATAAGATTTTGTATACGAAGCGTGTACCGCTTGGCGTAATTGCAGCAATTACTCCTTGGAATTTCCCTGTAGCCATTCCGCTGTGGAAAATGGCACCAGCCTTAGTTTACGGAAATACTGTAGTTTGGAAGCCTTCAGTTGAAGCAGCATTGACCGGAAAGCTGCTAGGCGAATTATTTGAACGGGCTGGATTCCCGAAATCCGTCGTCAATGTTGTACAGGGGCGCGGTTCAAAAGTCGGGCAAGTTTTATTGGAAGCCCCTGAAGTAAAGGCAATAACATTTACAGGTTCAAATGGCGTCGGACAAAGTATTTTAAATACAGCCGGATCGACAAACAAAAAAATTCAGCTGGAGCTTGGCGGGAAAAATGCGGCGATTATTTTAGCGGACGCCGATTTAAAATCAGCAGCAAAATTGACAATCGAAGGTGCGATGAAACAGACGGGTCAGCGCTGCACAGCCACAAGCCGTGTTTATATCGAACAGGCGGTTTATGAAGAAGTACTGGCGTTATTAATTGAAGAAACGAAGAAAATTGAAGTTGGTGTAACGATGGGACCTGTTGTTTCACAAGGACAATATGAAAATATTTTAGCGGCAATAGAAAAGGCGAAATCTGAAGGCGCAGAACTTATTTACGGTGGTGAACCGGCTCCAAATGAAACAGAGGGCTACTATATTCAGCCGACGATTTTTAAAAATGTGACTCATGAAATGGCAATTGCACGCGAAGAAATTTTCGGGCCGGTGCTGGCTGTCGTAAAAGTGAAAGATTACGAGGAAGCAATTCAATTATCGAATGATTCGGAGTTTGGATTAAGTGCTTCAATCTATACTGAAAATATCCAAAAAGCGTTTGATTTTATTAAGCGCAGTGAAGTAGGGCTTGTCCAGGTAAATGATGAAACAGGCGGAGCAGAACCACAAGCCCCGTTTGGCGGTGTGAAAAATTCTAGTACAGGTGCCCGTGAACAAGGTCAGGCGGCGAAAGAATTTTTCACGACAATGAAAACCGTTACGATCAATATGAAATAG
- a CDS encoding hydantoinase B/oxoprolinase family protein: MSTMKLAEHNQVQNLDPVTFEVLKNGFVNLVDQMAEQMLRTCYSFVIYNRDFSCALCDADGNTVMQGTQDISVHVGTLHLTAKAVLEDFADDIHPGDVFLVNDPYRGGTHFSDVRVVLPVFHGEKLIALMQTNGHWADVGGSNPGSFDITAKEHFGEGLRIPPVRIYSKGQYLKDIVNIIVKNMRIPEERIGDLRSQVEAAKVGEKQLNEMIDKYGIDTVLLAFEEVQNYVERLMKAKIAVLPKGEWETVDYIDMDPQLGDGLIPIRVKMTITDDEILYDLSGSHPYISCFLNAGFGSALSGTYAGTKTFFPDIPLNSGFYRVVKTYLPENTVVNAPSPVAVSGYCSGSFEKIMNACFELWSNIMPERAIACSFNLEYLLIGGYDKRQNGSEYFMWYDWMAGGHGGRIDRDGANTTSPVFGVGLSVQPCEGQERLSPVITTKHQIITDSAGPGKYRGGCGVEKGGMLTDINNTVMSYCCDRSRSITWGIKGGLPSIPQGAILNPNQSDEEFLGTIFSNVEVKKGDSFTRPSAGGGGLGDPLERDIHAVLEDVIDEYVSIERAKLDYGVIIYEIDRDIDAFEVDYEATSKEREYIRNNRRQWLELDPLEVERMYNAGEINQMDVVRRHGVIMDYNTNKVLPVSTMQYREEMKKRSLAFWA; the protein is encoded by the coding sequence ATGAGTACAATGAAATTAGCAGAACATAATCAAGTGCAAAATCTAGATCCCGTAACATTTGAAGTGTTGAAAAACGGGTTTGTCAATCTGGTCGATCAGATGGCAGAGCAAATGTTGCGTACATGTTATTCGTTTGTGATTTATAACCGTGATTTTAGTTGTGCACTATGTGATGCCGATGGAAATACGGTCATGCAAGGGACACAGGATATTTCGGTTCATGTAGGAACATTGCATTTAACAGCGAAGGCAGTTTTGGAAGATTTTGCGGACGATATCCACCCGGGTGACGTTTTTTTAGTAAATGATCCTTATCGTGGAGGGACACATTTCAGTGATGTCCGAGTCGTTTTACCCGTATTTCATGGAGAAAAGCTTATTGCCCTGATGCAAACGAACGGGCACTGGGCAGATGTCGGTGGTTCAAACCCTGGATCTTTCGATATTACAGCGAAAGAACATTTCGGCGAAGGATTGCGGATTCCGCCTGTACGGATATACAGTAAAGGCCAATACTTAAAAGATATTGTCAATATTATCGTAAAAAATATGCGTATTCCGGAAGAACGAATTGGAGATTTACGTTCGCAAGTGGAAGCCGCAAAAGTTGGCGAAAAGCAATTAAATGAGATGATTGACAAGTACGGAATTGATACGGTTTTATTAGCTTTCGAAGAAGTACAAAATTATGTGGAGCGTTTAATGAAGGCAAAAATTGCGGTTTTGCCTAAAGGGGAATGGGAAACCGTGGATTATATTGATATGGACCCGCAGCTTGGGGATGGTCTAATTCCGATACGTGTGAAAATGACGATAACGGACGATGAAATTTTATATGATTTAAGCGGATCGCACCCGTACATTAGCTGCTTTTTAAATGCCGGTTTTGGTTCGGCACTTTCGGGAACTTATGCAGGGACCAAGACATTCTTCCCGGACATTCCGTTAAACTCGGGCTTCTATCGGGTCGTAAAAACGTATCTCCCTGAAAATACCGTAGTCAATGCACCAAGTCCGGTGGCGGTATCGGGCTACTGTTCGGGGTCGTTTGAAAAAATCATGAATGCGTGCTTTGAATTATGGTCCAACATCATGCCGGAACGTGCAATTGCTTGTTCCTTTAACTTAGAGTATTTATTAATTGGCGGTTATGATAAACGACAAAATGGCAGTGAGTACTTTATGTGGTACGACTGGATGGCGGGCGGTCATGGTGGCCGTATTGACCGAGACGGCGCAAATACAACTTCACCGGTTTTCGGGGTCGGGTTAAGTGTTCAACCTTGTGAAGGTCAGGAACGGCTGTCACCGGTTATTACGACGAAGCACCAAATCATAACCGATTCTGCAGGTCCGGGTAAATATCGCGGGGGCTGCGGTGTTGAAAAGGGCGGTATGTTAACAGATATAAATAATACGGTCATGTCCTATTGCTGTGACCGCTCACGCTCGATTACATGGGGCATCAAAGGGGGATTACCTTCTATTCCACAAGGGGCCATCCTTAATCCGAATCAAAGTGATGAAGAGTTTTTAGGGACTATCTTCTCCAATGTAGAAGTGAAAAAAGGTGATTCATTTACACGACCATCTGCAGGCGGCGGCGGTTTAGGCGACCCGTTAGAACGCGATATTCATGCAGTTTTGGAAGATGTGATTGATGAGTATGTATCGATTGAGCGTGCAAAGCTTGATTACGGCGTAATAATTTATGAAATTGACCGGGATATTGACGCGTTTGAAGTGGATTACGAAGCAACATCAAAAGAGCGTGAATATATTCGTAATAACCGCCGTCAATGGCTGGAATTGGACCCTCTTGAGGTTGAACGCATGTACAATGCTGGAGAAATTAATCAAATGGATGTCGTTCGCCGGCATGGAGTAATTATGGATTATAATACGAATAAAGTTTTACCGGTTTCGACTATGCAATACAGAGAAGAGATGAAAAAACGTTCTCTTGCTTTTTGGGCATAG
- the ald gene encoding alanine dehydrogenase produces the protein MIIGIPKEIKNNEYRVGMTPGGVFELQKSGHSIKVETGAGLASGFTDEAYTEVGAEIVATAEEAWNAEMVIKVKEPLQQEFHFFKKNLILFTYLHLAPEPELTKQLIEKEVTAIAYETIQLPNGTLPLLTPMSEVAGRMAVQLGAHFLEKHEGGKGTLLGGVPGVSPAKVVIIGGGIVGTNAAKMAVGAGADVTILDTNVDRLRQLDDQFAGRLKTRMSNSFNISEEVKTADLLIGAVLIPGARAPRLVTESMVKTMSKGSVIIDVAVDQGGSIETVDRITTHSEPVYVKHGVLHYAVSNIPGAVARTSTIALTNVTLPYALQIANKGFEKAVIENDALAKGLNTVTGKVTYEAVAHAHNLPYSPLKEVLQTVSI, from the coding sequence ATGATTATCGGGATTCCAAAGGAAATAAAAAATAATGAATACCGTGTCGGAATGACTCCCGGAGGTGTTTTTGAACTTCAAAAAAGTGGTCATAGCATAAAGGTGGAGACGGGTGCAGGCTTAGCAAGCGGATTTACAGATGAAGCCTATACAGAAGTCGGTGCAGAAATTGTGGCGACTGCTGAAGAAGCTTGGAATGCTGAAATGGTTATTAAAGTAAAAGAACCATTACAACAGGAATTTCATTTCTTTAAGAAAAATTTAATTTTGTTCACCTATTTACATTTGGCGCCAGAACCTGAATTAACGAAACAGCTTATTGAAAAAGAAGTGACTGCGATTGCTTATGAAACAATCCAGCTTCCAAATGGTACATTACCTTTATTAACGCCAATGAGCGAAGTGGCAGGACGTATGGCTGTACAACTAGGTGCGCATTTCCTTGAAAAACATGAAGGCGGAAAAGGAACGCTTTTAGGTGGTGTTCCGGGAGTATCCCCAGCAAAAGTCGTAATTATTGGTGGTGGTATCGTCGGGACAAATGCTGCGAAAATGGCGGTAGGAGCTGGAGCCGATGTGACGATTTTGGATACGAATGTTGATCGACTGCGTCAATTAGATGATCAGTTTGCAGGTCGATTAAAAACACGTATGTCCAATAGTTTCAACATTTCGGAGGAAGTAAAGACAGCGGATTTATTAATAGGTGCCGTGCTGATTCCGGGGGCACGTGCACCACGTTTAGTAACAGAAAGTATGGTAAAGACGATGTCAAAAGGCTCTGTAATTATCGATGTTGCGGTGGATCAGGGCGGTTCAATTGAAACTGTCGACCGGATTACAACACATAGCGAGCCTGTTTATGTAAAGCATGGCGTATTACATTATGCCGTTTCAAATATACCGGGTGCCGTGGCAAGGACGTCAACGATTGCATTAACAAATGTCACATTACCGTATGCACTTCAAATTGCAAACAAAGGCTTTGAAAAAGCTGTGATTGAAAACGATGCATTAGCAAAAGGATTGAATACCGTAACCGGAAAAGTTACGTATGAAGCAGTTGCCCACGCTCACAACCTGCCGTATTCGCCTTTAAAAGAAGTACTACAAACTGTGTCTATTTAA
- a CDS encoding aminotransferase family protein yields the protein MTIQLKETLKVLDQKHFLHPTSSIEQQQADGPAAIFTEGEGIYLKDMEGKVYIDGMSSLWNVNVGHGREEIAEAAKEQMGKLAFSSCFATFSNEPAIRLASKIASMAPGNLNTVFFTSGGSESNDTAIKLARHYWVLKGQPQRQTIISRTQSYHGVAMGATNATGLKAFRDFTNSHAPGFHYVYNQSARNLRDTIEQLGPETVAAFMSEPVQGAGGVNIAQENYFKEVREICDEYGILFIADEVITGFGRTGKLFGMQHYDVVPDMITFAKGVSSGYAQLGGVVISENIHQDLCELSKGTLMHGYTYSGHAMACAVGLKNIEIIERENLVENAAKMGEAMLEGFRVLQDKYSFIGRVRTLGLLGAIELVKSRETGELFDTLLSPIFVQETMKRGLILRTVTYEQDTIVFAPPLILSQAELNEILRILDETFEFVRKNIVEKEG from the coding sequence ATGACAATTCAGTTAAAAGAAACATTAAAAGTATTGGATCAGAAACATTTTCTCCACCCGACATCTTCTATTGAACAACAGCAAGCTGATGGACCGGCTGCAATTTTTACTGAAGGTGAGGGAATTTATTTAAAAGATATGGAAGGCAAAGTGTATATTGACGGGATGTCTTCTTTATGGAATGTCAATGTTGGACATGGCCGTGAAGAAATCGCGGAAGCGGCAAAGGAGCAGATGGGAAAGTTGGCATTCAGTTCGTGTTTTGCAACGTTTAGTAATGAACCGGCCATTCGCTTAGCGTCCAAAATTGCATCGATGGCCCCTGGAAATTTAAACACAGTATTCTTCACGTCTGGCGGTTCAGAGTCTAATGACACAGCGATTAAATTAGCACGTCATTACTGGGTACTGAAAGGTCAGCCACAGCGCCAGACAATTATTTCACGTACACAGTCTTACCATGGAGTAGCAATGGGAGCAACAAATGCAACTGGGTTAAAAGCATTCCGTGACTTTACTAATTCACATGCACCTGGCTTCCATTATGTCTACAATCAGTCTGCACGTAATTTACGAGACACAATTGAACAGCTAGGACCTGAAACAGTTGCAGCGTTCATGTCAGAGCCAGTACAAGGAGCAGGTGGAGTAAATATCGCCCAGGAAAATTATTTTAAAGAAGTCCGTGAAATTTGTGATGAGTACGGCATTTTATTTATTGCGGATGAAGTAATCACTGGTTTCGGTCGTACAGGTAAATTATTCGGCATGCAGCATTACGATGTAGTTCCGGATATGATTACATTCGCAAAAGGCGTATCAAGCGGCTATGCACAACTTGGCGGCGTTGTCATTTCGGAAAATATTCACCAGGATTTATGTGAGCTGTCGAAAGGGACATTAATGCATGGCTATACTTACAGCGGCCATGCAATGGCATGTGCAGTCGGGTTGAAAAATATTGAAATTATTGAACGTGAAAACCTTGTGGAAAATGCAGCAAAAATGGGTGAAGCAATGCTGGAGGGCTTCCGTGTTCTACAGGATAAATACAGTTTTATCGGCCGTGTGCGCACACTCGGTTTACTTGGAGCGATTGAGTTAGTAAAAAGCCGCGAGACGGGTGAACTGTTCGACACATTACTAAGCCCGATTTTTGTACAGGAAACGATGAAAAGAGGTTTAATCTTGCGAACGGTTACGTATGAACAAGATACGATTGTGTTTGCGCCCCCACTAATTTTATCGCAAGCAGAATTGAACGAAATATTAAGAATTTTAGACGAGACATTTGAATTTGTGCGTAAAAATATTGTGGAGAAAGAAGGCTAA
- a CDS encoding hydantoinase/oxoprolinase family protein yields the protein MTHTRLAIDVGGTFTDVFVFNENTGEVFVTKTSSTPSNPEEGIINGIEKARLDGKDIKIFSHGTTVGTNALIERKLPKTALITTKGFRDVTEIRRGTKEDIWDTYKDTAKPYIQRRDRFEVTERTDYEGNILEAIQEDEIRALAKKLKRRNTESIAVCFINAYVNGENEAKVKEILKEELPDVYVCISSEVLPEIFEHERMSTTIINAVLGPIMSRYISKLSDEMQKKGYEEEILVLHSGGGVMTSSTVPRYAARLASSGIAAGAIASKHIAKLCGFDNAIGLDMGGTSTDISLMFEGDIRITKDWSIEYGYPIGFPSIEILTIGAGGGSLAWKDEGGSLRNGPQSAGAAPGPACYGRGGTEPTNSDANLVLGRLGVNLLDGTMQLDKSAATQAVKSIADEFNQSVEEAANAIIQVANANMSDAVRLISVRRGYDPRDFALVAFGGAGPLHGAYLAKDLNIPKVIIPTHPGVAAAMGCLLVDVRHDISKTYVKKVTDVSVEELTEQFSELRTEAKALLEEEGISEETSTLMNYIDLRYKGQWRSLAVVVPDELTSLEDVLAAFHKEHEREFAFSDPEQTVEIYGLRVTAIGTVPKPEFLQYEQEGTLEDAYKETRPVYFEGEFVDTKVYHRDKIPVYTQIQGPAIVDQLDTTTVIPPGFTAEVDVYKNIIITVNE from the coding sequence ATGACACATACTCGTTTAGCTATTGATGTTGGTGGAACTTTTACAGATGTTTTTGTATTTAACGAAAATACGGGAGAAGTGTTTGTAACGAAAACATCTTCTACACCATCAAACCCGGAAGAAGGCATTATTAATGGAATTGAGAAGGCCCGATTAGACGGCAAGGATATAAAAATATTTTCTCATGGCACTACAGTAGGCACGAATGCGCTGATTGAACGGAAGTTACCGAAAACAGCACTGATCACAACAAAAGGCTTTCGGGATGTAACTGAAATTCGACGTGGTACAAAAGAAGACATATGGGATACGTATAAAGATACAGCAAAACCTTATATTCAACGGCGTGATCGATTTGAGGTCACGGAACGGACAGATTATGAAGGCAATATTTTAGAAGCAATTCAGGAGGACGAAATTCGCGCATTAGCAAAAAAGCTGAAACGCAGAAATACCGAATCTATTGCCGTCTGCTTTATTAATGCCTATGTTAATGGAGAAAATGAAGCAAAAGTAAAGGAAATTTTAAAAGAGGAACTGCCGGATGTCTATGTTTGTATATCCAGTGAAGTCTTGCCGGAAATTTTTGAACATGAACGGATGAGCACGACGATTATTAATGCCGTTCTAGGACCGATTATGAGCAGATATATTAGTAAGTTAAGCGATGAAATGCAGAAAAAAGGCTATGAAGAGGAAATTTTAGTACTGCATTCAGGCGGCGGGGTAATGACGTCGAGTACAGTTCCTCGTTATGCTGCAAGATTAGCAAGCTCAGGGATTGCTGCAGGAGCGATTGCAAGTAAACATATTGCCAAATTATGCGGATTTGATAATGCGATCGGTTTGGATATGGGCGGAACGAGTACCGACATCTCCTTAATGTTCGAGGGAGATATTCGCATTACAAAAGACTGGTCGATTGAATACGGTTATCCGATAGGGTTCCCGAGTATTGAAATATTAACGATTGGAGCAGGTGGGGGCAGCCTTGCATGGAAAGATGAAGGCGGATCATTACGAAACGGACCACAAAGCGCCGGTGCTGCACCAGGCCCTGCTTGTTATGGTCGTGGAGGAACAGAACCAACCAACTCAGATGCGAATTTAGTGTTAGGCCGTTTAGGTGTTAATTTACTGGATGGCACAATGCAACTGGATAAATCTGCTGCAACTCAGGCAGTGAAGTCCATTGCGGATGAATTTAACCAGTCTGTTGAAGAAGCCGCAAATGCGATTATCCAAGTGGCCAACGCCAATATGAGCGATGCCGTTCGATTAATTTCGGTACGTCGAGGGTATGACCCGCGTGATTTTGCTCTCGTAGCATTCGGTGGTGCAGGACCATTGCACGGTGCTTATTTAGCAAAAGATTTAAATATCCCGAAAGTAATTATCCCGACACATCCGGGCGTCGCTGCTGCAATGGGTTGTCTGCTCGTTGATGTGCGTCATGATATTTCAAAAACGTACGTGAAAAAAGTGACGGATGTATCAGTTGAAGAGTTAACTGAACAGTTCAGCGAGTTGAGAACTGAGGCGAAAGCGCTGCTGGAAGAAGAGGGGATTTCCGAAGAAACTTCAACGTTGATGAACTATATTGACCTTCGCTATAAGGGGCAATGGCGATCATTGGCTGTAGTTGTTCCGGATGAATTGACTTCATTAGAAGATGTACTGGCTGCTTTCCATAAAGAACATGAACGTGAATTTGCTTTCTCTGATCCTGAACAGACGGTGGAAATTTACGGATTGCGTGTAACAGCCATTGGAACGGTGCCAAAACCGGAATTTCTGCAATATGAACAAGAAGGAACGTTAGAAGATGCTTATAAAGAGACACGTCCTGTTTATTTCGAAGGGGAATTTGTCGATACGAAAGTATATCACCGCGATAAAATTCCGGTCTACACACAAATACAAGGTCCGGCAATCGTAGATCAGTTAGATACGACGACAGTAATCCCACCAGGATTTACGGCGGAAGTAGATGTCTATAAAAATATCATTATTACGGTGAACGAATAA